Proteins found in one Leptolyngbya sp. 'hensonii' genomic segment:
- a CDS encoding DUF6876 family protein: MNNTTQILAQEDKHYKRKPLSSEVLEAIQNLQICLHEDRAEYAWLNPRERQNYIGKAIKVLMSLSFDDFLEHMRRGWLLSDLCHFGWITRYHRFSLLFPHFLLSDGTKAVADHGGLQWLFEKIAVLQNYPTVKYHPQRNEPQVWRLQGSSGNPFVLTCEYENNRVIYEESMGFTNCPHDFLEIWVQSTCFAETPEATAHIALLPVEI; encoded by the coding sequence ATGAATAACACAACTCAAATCCTTGCTCAAGAAGATAAGCATTATAAAAGAAAACCCCTCAGTTCCGAAGTCTTGGAAGCTATCCAAAACCTTCAAATCTGCCTTCATGAAGATAGAGCCGAGTATGCATGGTTAAATCCAAGAGAGCGCCAGAACTATATTGGGAAAGCCATCAAGGTGCTTATGTCATTAAGCTTTGATGATTTCCTAGAGCACATGAGGCGTGGATGGCTCTTGAGTGATCTATGCCATTTTGGATGGATAACACGGTATCATCGGTTTTCACTTCTCTTCCCTCATTTCCTACTCTCCGACGGAACAAAAGCGGTAGCTGATCATGGAGGTCTTCAATGGTTATTTGAGAAGATCGCTGTGCTCCAAAACTACCCAACCGTCAAGTATCATCCGCAACGGAACGAGCCTCAAGTATGGCGACTGCAAGGAAGCTCTGGTAATCCGTTCGTTCTTACTTGTGAGTATGAAAACAACAGAGTCATTTATGAGGAAAGCATGGGCTTTACTAACTGCCCTCATGACTTCCTAGAAATATGGGTGCAATCAACCTGTTTCGCAGAAACACCAGAAGCAACAGCCCACATTGCACTCTTACCTGTAGAGATCTAA
- a CDS encoding DUF6753 family protein: MKSPKRPGAGDHDLFNDVLAGASPEAREKILRILHHHGIDKSDPMFLALAALTNCQMSVEPIPEELAGLREGIKAVLLALHEEVEMSLHRHEELNHSFYVTAERLSTILNQKLSEIERHQNRHKSAISLSLKTALLWCLVTSAIGGIAGALLIATIMIVAAAH; this comes from the coding sequence ATGAAAAGCCCTAAACGACCTGGGGCTGGCGATCATGACTTGTTCAACGATGTGCTTGCAGGGGCTAGTCCAGAAGCAAGAGAGAAAATTCTCCGAATTCTTCACCATCATGGCATTGATAAGAGTGATCCGATGTTTTTGGCACTCGCGGCTCTCACCAATTGCCAGATGTCAGTTGAGCCAATTCCAGAAGAATTGGCTGGTTTGAGGGAAGGTATTAAAGCCGTCTTACTAGCCCTTCATGAAGAGGTCGAAATGAGTCTCCATCGACACGAGGAGTTGAATCACAGCTTCTATGTCACTGCTGAACGGCTAAGCACTATTTTGAATCAGAAATTATCTGAAATCGAGCGGCATCAGAACCGCCATAAGAGTGCAATCTCTCTTTCTCTCAAAACAGCTTTGCTCTGGTGCCTTGTCACTTCTGCGATCGGTGGTATTGCTGGAGCACTCTTGATAGCAACCATCATGATCGTTGCTGCCGCCCATTAA
- a CDS encoding protein kinase, translating to MNEWGRKYLKKLDEPEEVRWHGKSYDVTHTLTLGKKTYYIVKDLSRKREQYMAFDRWSKNRGEMWCILGIDGKNLDTRNRNRPPGLIEKLKRLSGNDGRLPVIYSYYRIGNERVYLVTSWTDGEDLGRYLKRVQNGHRCEREGNKCIQRKLICAEKRETGIKCEPRPTAYEVCLLMISLAHGLRQLHRLNIVHGDLDPSNLILQRNPNRLVMIDFGSAWLVEHTMNRDPGDGTHPKYRAPELLSRKSEQGFADDRSDQFSFGVIWYELLTLTYPYGGYGGYFDNLTEKDIEGMEKRFQPPSHAASILNIDKNRLPVNAWHLIDRIVKRCVAIDPEKRYQRERDLLDDVDELRHMIRPRRLEDEE from the coding sequence GTGAATGAATGGGGTAGGAAATATCTTAAAAAACTTGATGAGCCAGAAGAAGTCCGCTGGCACGGAAAAAGCTATGACGTCACCCATACTCTAACTCTTGGGAAGAAGACCTATTACATCGTTAAAGACCTTTCAAGGAAACGTGAACAGTATATGGCGTTCGATCGATGGAGTAAAAACAGAGGCGAGATGTGGTGCATCTTAGGTATTGATGGCAAAAACCTAGATACCAGAAACAGGAATCGACCGCCAGGACTCATTGAGAAACTGAAACGCTTGTCGGGAAACGATGGCAGGCTTCCCGTTATTTATAGCTACTACCGGATAGGCAATGAACGAGTTTACCTCGTTACCTCATGGACTGACGGTGAAGACTTAGGACGCTATTTAAAACGTGTCCAAAACGGCCATCGCTGTGAACGTGAGGGAAATAAATGTATTCAGAGAAAGCTGATATGCGCTGAGAAGCGTGAAACAGGGATAAAATGTGAACCTCGACCGACTGCCTATGAAGTTTGTCTGTTAATGATCAGTCTTGCCCATGGACTACGACAACTTCATCGACTAAATATAGTTCATGGTGATCTTGATCCAAGCAATCTGATTCTTCAACGTAACCCCAACCGACTCGTGATGATCGATTTTGGAAGTGCGTGGCTTGTAGAACACACTATGAATCGAGATCCTGGAGATGGGACTCATCCCAAGTACCGAGCACCAGAACTACTATCGAGAAAGTCCGAACAAGGCTTTGCTGATGATCGCAGTGATCAGTTTAGTTTTGGTGTCATTTGGTACGAACTTTTAACGCTCACGTATCCTTATGGAGGATATGGGGGATACTTCGATAACTTAACCGAAAAAGACATCGAAGGTATGGAGAAAAGGTTCCAACCTCCAAGTCATGCAGCCAGCATTCTTAACATTGACAAGAACCGACTTCCAGTTAATGCGTGGCACCTGATAGACAGAATAGTTAAACGTTGCGTAGCTATCGATCCTGAAAAGCGTTATCAACGAGAACGTGACCTCCTTGATGACGTGGATGAGCTTCGTCATATGATACGACCAAGAAGGTTAGAGGATGAGGAGTAA
- a CDS encoding AAA family ATPase → MTRLIIEQAHAQAIAKAIAYLEQEAFGGDKSLIIASFQQGSSREGTNSIPDPLLHTHAIALPMVYEKASGRIESLYPYAKALYRHKMAAGAVYRAEFAAQLQQSLGISLQREKSWFELKGFSREEGVYQELMNHFSSRRRQIEAANPQDAIEAQKIAYATRQRKEIAIARSELFAQWQETSEQYGFGQKQALKLLHAPRERTTVRQKWQEWRTLREAATAVVRHQSHFTRRDIVRAIAEAAQTRGLNSYDVLRLTDKYLASRQVVALGLIDRDERWANKRLYNLEKQMLAQVRKLERDTTFRVSTRYVRSTAENHRLTHEQTQALDAITARGRIKVLCGLSGTGKTHTLAAAYQIWKSQGYEVVGVSLSGRQAQRLTEQTGIGQQSFLSKVFVGEKQQSVTLSKLLWDIERAAESQRRYGSRSVVESPLSTKTVVVVDNAQAIGVSHMKQLVDETQRAGAKLVLSGDLQQPQAYEHSGALKAIAQNVGTVELKRIHRQEEPWAQQVVQKVGEGQAKTALELLADRGLLSIAETKEAAMLAVITAWSERGMKRPHDHLIIAETQEDVQTLNRLAQARLVEAGYLGNSAVRVGAEHIRRGERIRFQETSRTYGVMKNGMGTVNHIDPITKVALVRLDTGKMKAINVRHYSGIELGYAVTTTDARNMEVRHSYILTQGKGRDAALVQVSRAKSETRVFTYSLDKEVEASLKLARQMSWEKANELAIKLEERRLEQER, encoded by the coding sequence GTGACAAGACTAATCATTGAGCAGGCCCATGCTCAGGCGATTGCAAAAGCGATTGCGTATCTTGAGCAGGAAGCATTTGGCGGCGACAAAAGCCTCATTATTGCCTCTTTTCAGCAGGGGAGTAGCCGGGAAGGGACAAATTCCATTCCTGATCCGCTGTTGCATACCCATGCGATCGCCTTACCGATGGTTTATGAAAAAGCCAGTGGGAGGATCGAAAGCCTATACCCTTATGCCAAAGCACTTTACCGTCACAAGATGGCAGCGGGAGCCGTGTACCGGGCAGAGTTTGCAGCACAATTGCAACAGAGCTTAGGGATTTCTCTCCAACGTGAGAAGAGCTGGTTTGAGCTAAAAGGCTTCTCCCGTGAAGAAGGAGTCTATCAGGAACTGATGAATCATTTCTCCTCACGTCGTCGTCAGATTGAGGCAGCAAATCCGCAGGATGCGATCGAAGCCCAGAAAATTGCCTATGCAACCAGGCAACGAAAGGAAATAGCTATTGCTCGAAGTGAACTATTTGCTCAGTGGCAAGAGACCAGTGAGCAGTATGGATTTGGTCAGAAACAGGCACTTAAACTTCTCCATGCTCCACGAGAACGAACAACAGTCCGGCAGAAGTGGCAGGAGTGGCGAACACTGAGGGAAGCTGCAACCGCCGTTGTGCGTCATCAGAGCCACTTTACCCGACGCGATATAGTGCGGGCTATTGCTGAAGCGGCTCAAACCAGAGGATTGAATAGCTACGATGTGCTGAGACTCACCGATAAGTATCTTGCCTCTCGACAAGTAGTGGCGTTGGGTCTGATTGATCGGGATGAACGGTGGGCTAACAAACGGCTCTATAACTTGGAAAAGCAGATGCTTGCTCAGGTGCGAAAGTTGGAGCGAGATACTACGTTTCGGGTTTCGACTCGTTATGTGCGATCGACAGCAGAAAATCATCGTCTAACCCATGAGCAGACGCAGGCACTTGACGCGATTACGGCTAGAGGGCGAATTAAGGTGCTTTGTGGGCTTTCTGGAACAGGAAAAACTCATACCTTGGCTGCTGCCTATCAAATCTGGAAAAGCCAGGGGTATGAAGTGGTAGGAGTTTCCTTATCAGGTAGACAAGCCCAGCGGCTTACAGAGCAAACTGGTATCGGACAGCAGAGTTTTCTTTCCAAGGTTTTTGTGGGGGAGAAACAGCAAAGTGTGACGCTCTCGAAGTTGTTGTGGGATATCGAGAGGGCAGCAGAGAGTCAGCGCCGCTACGGTAGCCGTTCCGTTGTTGAGTCGCCTCTGTCTACAAAGACCGTGGTAGTCGTCGATAATGCTCAAGCGATCGGTGTTTCTCATATGAAGCAGTTAGTTGATGAGACACAAAGGGCAGGTGCCAAGCTGGTGCTTTCTGGAGACTTACAGCAACCCCAGGCGTATGAGCATAGCGGGGCACTAAAGGCGATCGCCCAGAACGTAGGGACCGTAGAACTTAAAAGGATTCACCGCCAGGAAGAGCCGTGGGCACAACAGGTGGTGCAGAAAGTAGGGGAAGGTCAGGCGAAAACAGCACTGGAGTTATTGGCTGACCGAGGGCTGCTCTCCATCGCTGAGACTAAAGAGGCTGCAATGTTGGCTGTGATTACTGCATGGTCAGAGCGGGGGATGAAGCGACCTCACGACCACCTCATCATTGCTGAGACTCAGGAGGATGTTCAGACTCTTAACCGTTTGGCTCAAGCCAGGTTAGTTGAGGCAGGGTATCTCGGAAACTCTGCCGTGCGGGTGGGTGCGGAACATATCCGGCGAGGAGAGCGGATTAGGTTCCAGGAAACATCCCGCACCTATGGCGTGATGAAGAACGGTATGGGAACCGTGAACCATATTGACCCGATTACTAAGGTTGCGCTGGTGCGACTAGATACCGGAAAAATGAAAGCGATTAATGTACGGCATTATTCCGGGATTGAGCTAGGGTATGCCGTAACGACGACTGATGCCAGGAATATGGAGGTGAGACATTCCTATATCCTTACCCAGGGCAAAGGACGGGATGCAGCCCTGGTACAGGTATCGCGAGCAAAGTCTGAGACGAGAGTGTTTACCTATTCTCTGGATAAAGAGGTGGAAGCATCCCTGAAGCTTGCACGGCAAATGAGCTGGGAAAAAGCAAATGAACTGGCAATTAAGCTTGAAGAACGAAGGCTGGAGCAAGAGAGGTAG
- the xisR gene encoding excisionase family protein produces MQARTAQTENESIDRSHVAALVQSIDAANLPATLVAKQGIIAAISVSNSTLKNYRKQFWIEGIHYFYLGPKLVRYNLELIVDWAIHRGDPQAHQRAIEAFLFKLESNQSTKKRQRQSK; encoded by the coding sequence ATGCAAGCTAGAACAGCACAAACTGAAAATGAATCAATTGATCGCTCCCATGTTGCCGCTCTTGTTCAATCAATCGATGCTGCAAACCTACCTGCAACGCTTGTTGCGAAGCAAGGCATTATAGCAGCCATCTCAGTGAGTAATTCGACACTAAAGAATTACCGTAAACAGTTCTGGATCGAAGGCATTCACTATTTCTATCTTGGCCCAAAGTTGGTGCGCTACAACTTAGAACTGATTGTTGACTGGGCTATTCATCGAGGAGATCCACAAGCACATCAGCGTGCTATTGAGGCTTTTCTCTTCAAATTGGAGAGCAATCAATCCACTAAGAAACGGCAACGACAATCTAAATAG
- a CDS encoding pentapeptide repeat-containing protein, giving the protein MKNVTEMNPFHKRALTHQEFEQDYYRDQRDFRRTRLIGVDLQGIELASLNLQGADLRLAINLHRAVWQGANLSQIDLRGVDLTELNLSQVVFWKAKLQATNLTHALLTGSNLTRANLNGANLSGALIDHANLAYVRFQGANLSKAVLIGSNLSFARMEQANCAQACFTDTNLEQTKLIGVNFSDALLDRSNLNRADLAWANLTRADLSGASLAQAKLWQNNLYDTDFQNANLSQADRHGASERGVSANLSLKEIFMGNYSSQNAQQQTQG; this is encoded by the coding sequence ATGAAGAACGTAACCGAGATGAATCCGTTCCATAAACGCGCCCTTACTCACCAGGAATTTGAACAGGACTATTACCGAGACCAGCGGGATTTTAGGCGTACCCGTCTGATTGGCGTTGACCTACAAGGGATTGAGCTGGCTTCGCTGAACCTTCAAGGTGCTGATCTGAGGCTTGCGATCAACCTGCATCGTGCAGTTTGGCAGGGTGCGAATCTGAGTCAGATAGACTTACGTGGCGTTGATCTAACAGAGCTAAATCTGAGTCAGGTGGTGTTCTGGAAAGCCAAACTTCAGGCAACCAACCTCACCCATGCACTGTTGACGGGAAGCAACTTAACTCGTGCGAACCTAAACGGTGCCAACCTGAGTGGAGCGTTGATTGATCATGCCAACCTCGCTTATGTCAGATTTCAGGGTGCCAATCTCAGCAAGGCTGTTCTCATAGGCAGCAACTTAAGCTTTGCCCGGATGGAGCAGGCAAATTGTGCCCAAGCCTGTTTTACGGATACCAACCTGGAGCAGACAAAGCTCATTGGGGTCAATTTCAGTGATGCGCTCCTCGATCGCAGTAATCTGAATCGTGCTGATCTAGCCTGGGCAAATCTAACCAGAGCTGACCTATCAGGAGCTTCGTTAGCCCAAGCAAAGCTCTGGCAGAACAATCTCTACGATACTGACTTCCAGAATGCCAACCTCTCTCAAGCAGATAGACATGGGGCGAGTGAACGAGGGGTGAGTGCGAACCTGAGTCTGAAAGAGATATTTATGGGCAACTATTCTAGCCAGAATGCCCAGCAACAAACACAGGGATAG
- a CDS encoding NYN domain-containing protein encodes MFTSHAQIGQIALNLSILGFDASLKCELKLERSPEIALPSTHSLDVQPRSAQPRYHDRAVLVDLTHIYTRAQHEGLWIDDVQLYHQLTKDEDELLGVFAYLVIRQDQQEKVESLRRIGYQVSPRVVQPRSDNSGTRKDIDTWLISDASLYAPFVKTLVVVSSDSDYAYPLRKLKQELNKRIEVIYFSEQSLSSELRFVADKCTPITALPGVCKPRLPSRKPEK; translated from the coding sequence TTGTTTACTAGCCATGCCCAGATCGGGCAGATTGCTTTGAATTTATCAATTTTGGGATTTGATGCATCTCTGAAATGTGAACTGAAGCTGGAAAGGAGTCCAGAGATAGCTCTTCCTTCTACTCATTCACTAGATGTACAACCCAGAAGTGCTCAACCTAGATACCACGATCGCGCCGTACTCGTTGATTTAACGCACATCTATACAAGGGCACAACATGAAGGACTATGGATTGACGATGTGCAACTTTACCACCAACTTACTAAAGATGAAGATGAACTATTGGGAGTCTTTGCCTACCTAGTGATTCGTCAAGATCAACAGGAGAAGGTGGAGAGTTTGCGACGAATTGGCTATCAGGTTAGCCCACGAGTTGTTCAGCCTCGATCCGATAATTCCGGAACCAGGAAGGATATCGATACGTGGCTGATCTCAGATGCAAGTCTCTATGCACCTTTCGTCAAGACACTTGTGGTTGTAAGCAGTGACTCGGACTACGCCTATCCGCTTAGGAAGCTTAAACAAGAGCTAAATAAGCGCATTGAGGTGATTTACTTCTCAGAGCAAAGCCTGAGTAGTGAGCTGAGATTTGTTGCAGATAAGTGTACACCCATAACCGCCCTTCCTGGTGTTTGTAAACCACGTCTGCCTAGCAGGAAGCCTGAGAAATAA
- a CDS encoding type IV secretion system DNA-binding domain-containing protein — protein sequence MRNKQTVDLRTRMLQSVQKFPAWGRGVVASLFIIITAPCIYALGAGVTDLFLNLFQLSFFNPGNVVGHFVGLLCSAGSSYVIFKAISVLVTLKNWQEGLIPLNFWGLSVFAVIGAGFGTLSLSLILLPSINLKLALVFAVFIAGLVTAALVESQWVLWDRVIRGKKLRYSGDISNRLTEVANHPLPWGKLWVKKIQESLGYFVLGAPGMGKSTWLEVLMTIALSGIGIIPNHRGLLYDAKPDQTAGLVPFLEALGIPYKILNPLDRRCTGWAIGKDIRGEASAAEFAAVLIPETESNNDNQYFIDAPRLLITAVIVVLIKIFGANWTLRHLILFCSDKVLMQKLLEKHHPRHQAYMEFFKEKKGQKNEVITTIQSNLLPLAIVAARWEHAQDMISIRDWLKGEYVLIMGSDFEFPETLKRINQLMFRFVTSGLKGLPDDSDRRVWMFIDELAAMGELPQLEDILALGRSKSICTFLSTQNVPALLRILGREKTCEILGLCRWKAIMGVDSESAKFLSEYFSDYEYVDTSYSASVSSGPQGSTFTSGTQERIGNRRTVIAQQFMDMNISSPGPENGLHGYFVGPGEGIHFHTYGWDEIEEMRVKRVDYVTAYDRISDDDPTTSLNPWTDEEREALGIYSDSDFQVSKPRRNTKQ from the coding sequence ATGCGTAACAAACAAACCGTAGATCTTCGTACAAGGATGCTTCAGTCTGTACAAAAATTTCCTGCATGGGGTAGGGGGGTAGTAGCCAGCCTCTTTATCATCATCACCGCTCCATGCATTTATGCACTCGGTGCAGGAGTGACTGACCTCTTTCTGAATCTGTTTCAACTCTCATTCTTTAATCCTGGCAATGTTGTTGGTCATTTCGTTGGTTTATTGTGTTCAGCAGGGAGTTCCTACGTCATCTTCAAGGCCATTTCTGTATTGGTTACTCTCAAGAATTGGCAAGAAGGGCTAATCCCGTTGAATTTCTGGGGACTGTCAGTCTTTGCGGTGATTGGTGCTGGGTTTGGGACTCTAAGCCTTAGTCTTATTCTCCTTCCCAGTATCAATCTTAAACTCGCTTTGGTGTTTGCTGTCTTTATAGCAGGATTAGTAACAGCGGCATTGGTGGAATCGCAATGGGTTCTTTGGGATCGAGTGATACGAGGGAAAAAGCTTCGATACTCTGGCGATATCAGCAACCGTTTAACTGAAGTAGCAAATCATCCTCTGCCGTGGGGAAAACTGTGGGTCAAAAAGATTCAGGAATCCTTAGGCTACTTCGTTTTAGGCGCACCTGGAATGGGGAAGAGTACTTGGCTAGAGGTGCTGATGACGATTGCCTTGTCAGGTATTGGCATTATCCCAAATCATCGTGGGTTGCTTTACGATGCAAAGCCCGATCAGACAGCAGGTTTGGTTCCGTTTCTAGAAGCACTAGGTATTCCCTATAAAATCCTTAACCCGCTCGATCGTCGTTGCACCGGATGGGCAATTGGTAAGGATATTCGAGGTGAAGCAAGTGCAGCGGAGTTTGCGGCGGTGCTGATTCCAGAGACTGAGAGCAACAATGACAATCAGTATTTTATTGATGCTCCTCGATTGCTGATCACAGCAGTAATTGTTGTTCTCATCAAAATATTTGGAGCGAACTGGACGTTGCGTCATCTGATTCTATTTTGTAGTGACAAAGTGCTCATGCAGAAATTGTTGGAGAAGCATCACCCACGCCATCAGGCATACATGGAGTTTTTTAAGGAGAAGAAGGGACAGAAAAACGAGGTGATCACAACAATTCAGTCAAATCTACTGCCCCTCGCTATTGTTGCTGCTCGTTGGGAACATGCTCAAGACATGATTTCAATTCGTGACTGGCTTAAGGGGGAATATGTCCTCATCATGGGCAGTGACTTTGAATTTCCAGAGACCCTCAAGCGGATTAACCAGCTCATGTTCCGCTTCGTAACAAGTGGTCTTAAGGGGCTACCTGATGACTCGGATCGTCGTGTCTGGATGTTTATTGATGAATTAGCAGCAATGGGTGAATTGCCTCAACTGGAAGACATTTTGGCGTTAGGTCGTTCCAAATCAATCTGTACGTTCTTGTCTACTCAGAATGTCCCTGCATTACTAAGGATTTTAGGTCGAGAGAAGACATGCGAAATCCTCGGTCTTTGCCGATGGAAAGCAATTATGGGAGTCGATTCTGAATCCGCTAAGTTCTTAAGCGAGTACTTCTCTGACTACGAATATGTCGATACCAGCTACAGCGCTTCAGTCTCATCCGGGCCTCAAGGCAGCACCTTCACTTCAGGAACACAAGAGCGGATAGGCAATCGACGCACTGTTATAGCTCAACAATTTATGGATATGAACATTTCATCTCCTGGCCCAGAGAATGGATTGCATGGTTACTTTGTTGGCCCTGGGGAAGGAATTCACTTTCACACATATGGGTGGGATGAAATCGAAGAGATGCGAGTCAAACGGGTTGACTATGTGACTGCCTACGATCGCATCAGTGACGATGACCCTACAACCTCACTGAATCCCTGGACGGATGAAGAGCGTGAAGCCTTAGGAATCTACAGCGATAGCGATTTTCAGGTCAGTAAGCCACGGAGAAACACTAAACAGTAG